A window from Mytilus galloprovincialis chromosome 8, xbMytGall1.hap1.1, whole genome shotgun sequence encodes these proteins:
- the LOC143042014 gene encoding uncharacterized protein LOC143042014, producing MDREDQRRYLVVGSVILEVVTPLFQQRIEHDFTTGGFGSLQAFINSQQVIHTLFHLRHRNSWCCKDKPNCHNPSALPLVYCQWNKLYSENPGPGIHNCHCKFSANPVQLNELDISLSSLILLNCCKLSQPELEAVQLLRQYNNDYLSHNTTGCITQTEYNTLWPDLVTYVLRLDPTKQDDLVRIEHRPLDESLCKKYFTFLLDLHQQIEEIKSTMESVHSSIQAVSSSLSGLNSSTETVFQAMDTAVQGMDTRVQGIDLAVHRTDTAVQGMDTRVQGMGTSIQGIETSVQQTNDLLKELLQKGLTCECGRQIIIPLCNNQRRKHRDQYQLGQNIFFLHQQLNLKSLFSIGEREWIRDVKMMDDGRLVFCQPCENRLMICNTDGSQIDSISVQGTPWYVTAVNNSIVAVTVKLQYGCFIEMYDINNKHILKSIVIPGIFIANGIAMINNKLVVGGEGELLSVDYQTGKICTITTIKGVMYPCVLHASGDRIFFHSLGSIDRTLSWYNYIDNKIYNKKLLSHSTSITSLQDGSLYVGCNDGLIHHVSKDLKHREKVRGTNKVWLKGDSVIIYNTKQNKMVVLNNKNILSIFHEYQ from the exons ATGGACAGAGAAGATCAACGTAGATACTTGGTGGTTGGATCTGTCATTTTAGAAGTTGTGACTCCTTTGTTTCAACAAAGGATAGAGCATGACTTTACAACTGGTGGgtttgg atCCCTTCAGGCATTTATCAACAGTCAACAAGTCATACACACCCTATTTCACCTTCGACACAGAAACTCTTGGTGTTGTAAAGACAAACCAAACTGCCATAACCCTTCTGCATTGCCTTTGGTTTACTGCCAATGGAACAAGTTGTATTCTGAAAATCCAGGACCAGGAATCCACAACTGTCACTGTAAATTCAGTGCTAATCCTGTTCAACTAAATGAACTGGATATCAGCCTTTCcagtttaattttattaaactgtTGTAAACTATCACAACCAGAATTGGAAGCTGTTCAACTGTTACGACAATACAACAATGATTACTTGAGTCATAATACGACAGGTTGTATTACCCAAACTGAATACAACACCTTATGGCCAGACTTAGTCACATATGTCTTGAGACTTGATCCAACCAAACAAGATGATCTTGTTAGGATAGAACACAGACCACTAGATGAGTCACTATGTAAAAAATACTTCACATTCCTCCTTGATCTTCATCAACAGATAGAAGAG atAAAGTCAACCATGGAAAGTGTTCATTCGTCCATCCAAGCTGTCAGTTCTTCATTAAGTGGACTGAACAGTTCTACAGAGACAGTTTTTCAGGCAATGGATACAGCAGTTCAAGGAATGGATACAAGAGTTCAAGGAATAGACTTGGCAGTTCATAGAACGGATACAGCAGTTCAAGGAATGGATACAAGAGTTCAAGGAATGGGAACTTCCATCCAAGGAATAGAAACATCAGTTCAGCAAACAAATGATCTTCTTAAG gAACTCCTACAGAAAGGTTTGACATGTGAATGTGGCAGACAAATCATCATTCCTCTCT GTAATAACCAAAGAAGAAAACACAGAGATCAGTATCAACTAGGACAAAATATCTTCTTCCTTCATCAACAACTCAATCTTAAGTCACTATTCAGTATTGGCGAGAGAGAATGGATAAGAGATGTAAAGATGATGGATGATGGTAGACTGGTGTTCTGTCAACCTTGTGAAAACAGACTAATGATCTGTAACACTGATGGATCACAGATAGACAGTATATCTGTACAGGGAACACCATGGTATGTAACTGCAGTCAACAACTCTATAGTGGCTGTTACAGTTAAACTGCAGTACGGATGCTTTATAGAGATGTATGACATAAACAATAAACACATACTTAAATCCATAGTAATTCCTGGAATTTTTATTGCTAATGGCATTGCAATGATAAACAACAAGTTAGTAGTAGGTGGTGAGGGAGAACTACTGAGTGTTGATTATCAGACAGGAAAGATATgtacaataacaacaataaaagGAGTCATGTATCCCTGTGTGTTACATGCTTCTGGTGACAGAATATTCTTCCATTCTTTAGGGAGCATTGATAGAACACTAAGCTGGTAcaattatattgataacaaaatatataacaagaaATTACTATCACATTCAACCTCTATCACTTCTCTGCAAGATGGAAGTTTGTATGTGGGCTGTAATGATGGTTTAATACATCATGTATCAAAAGATCTTAAACATAGGGAAAAAGTCAGAGGAACCAACAAAGTGTGGCTGAAGGGAGATTCTGTTATCATCtacaacacaaaacaaaataagatGGTTGttcttaataataaaaatattctgagCATCTTTCATGAATATCAGTAA